Proteins encoded by one window of Streptomyces sp. NBC_01477:
- the purM gene encoding phosphoribosylformylglycinamidine cyclo-ligase yields MSETTGASYAAAGVDIEAGDHAVTLMKEWVRKATRPEVVGGLGGFAGLFDASALKRYERPLLASATDGVGTKVDIARRMGVYDTIGHDLVGMVVDDLVVCGAEPLFMTDYICVGKVYPERVAAIVKGIAEGCVLAGCALVGGETAEHPGLLGADEFDVAGAGTGVVEADRLLGADRIRSGDAVIAIESSGLHSNGYSLVRHVLFDRAGWELDREIPELGRALGEELLEPTRIYSLDCLALTRTAEVHAFSHITGGGLANNLARVVPDGLRATVERSTWTPAPIFDLVGAAGRVERPELEKTLNMGVGMIAVLPQESVEVALATLADRGVDAWVAGGITARESGAAAVELVGDYAG; encoded by the coding sequence ATGTCTGAGACAACCGGTGCCAGCTACGCCGCCGCGGGCGTCGACATCGAGGCCGGCGACCACGCCGTCACCTTGATGAAGGAGTGGGTGCGCAAGGCCACCCGCCCCGAGGTGGTCGGCGGGCTCGGCGGCTTCGCGGGCCTCTTCGACGCCTCCGCGCTCAAGCGCTACGAGCGCCCGCTGCTGGCCTCCGCGACGGACGGCGTCGGCACCAAGGTGGACATCGCCCGCCGGATGGGCGTCTACGACACGATCGGCCACGACCTGGTCGGCATGGTCGTGGACGACCTCGTGGTGTGCGGGGCGGAGCCGCTGTTCATGACCGACTACATCTGCGTCGGCAAGGTCTACCCCGAGCGGGTCGCCGCCATCGTCAAGGGCATCGCCGAAGGCTGTGTGCTGGCCGGCTGCGCCCTGGTCGGCGGCGAGACCGCCGAGCACCCCGGGCTGCTGGGCGCCGACGAATTCGACGTCGCGGGGGCGGGCACCGGCGTGGTCGAGGCCGACCGGCTGCTGGGCGCGGACCGGATCCGCAGCGGCGACGCGGTGATCGCGATCGAGTCGTCCGGGCTTCACTCGAACGGGTACAGCCTGGTCCGCCATGTGCTCTTCGACCGGGCCGGCTGGGAGCTGGACCGGGAGATCCCCGAGCTGGGCAGGGCGCTGGGCGAGGAGCTGCTGGAGCCGACGAGGATCTACTCGCTGGACTGCCTGGCCCTGACCCGTACCGCCGAGGTGCACGCCTTCTCGCACATCACCGGCGGCGGCCTGGCCAACAACCTGGCCCGGGTCGTACCGGACGGCCTGCGGGCCACCGTCGAGCGTTCGACGTGGACGCCCGCGCCGATCTTCGACCTGGTCGGCGCGGCCGGGCGGGTCGAGCGCCCGGAGCTGGAGAAGACGCTGAACATGGGCGTCGGCATGATCGCGGTGCTGCCCCAGGAGTCGGTCGAGGTGGCCCTGGCCACGCTGGCGGACCGCGGGGTGGACGCCTGGGTCGCGGGTGGGATCACGGCGCGCGAGAGCGGCGCCGCGGCCGTGGAGCTGGTCGGCGACTACGCGGGCTGA
- a CDS encoding DUF3073 domain-containing protein: MGRGRAKAKQTKVARQLKYNSGGTDLSRLADELGASPSRPVNPEPVEDDDDELDDDDPYAQYADRYNDDDDDEDDQSSDSSPSSQRRRA, translated from the coding sequence ATGGGGCGCGGCCGGGCCAAGGCCAAGCAGACGAAGGTCGCCCGCCAGCTGAAGTACAACAGCGGCGGTACGGATCTCTCACGTCTGGCCGACGAGCTGGGCGCATCGCCGTCGAGGCCGGTTAATCCGGAGCCTGTCGAGGACGATGACGACGAGTTGGACGACGACGACCCGTACGCTCAGTACGCGGATCGGTACAACGACGACGACGATGACGAGGACGACCAGTCGTCCGACTCCTCGCCCTCGTCGCAACGTCGTCGCGCTTGA
- a CDS encoding Leu/Phe/Val dehydrogenase, which produces MGVTTVTDVRQTESVIAKLFRSEQGGHEQVVLCQDRASGLKAVIALHSTALGPALGGTRFFPYASDEEAVEDALNLARGMSYKNALAGLDHGGGKAVVIGDPDTDKTEQLLLAYGRFVASLGGRYVTACDVGTYVADMDVVARENRWTTGRSPEHGGAGDSSVLTAFGVFQGMRAAARFQWGEPSLRGRRVGVAGVGKVGKHLVRHLVEDGAEVVVTDVRAGAVEAVTARHPGVGAVSDAEVLVRTPLDVYAPCALGHALDDATVAALTATVVCGAANNQLAHPGVEKDLAGRGILYAPDYVVNAGGVIQVADELHGFDFDRAKAKATKIYDTTLAIFDRAKSDGVPPAVAADRLAEQRMAERTPAAEWLRPE; this is translated from the coding sequence ATGGGAGTCACCACCGTGACCGACGTACGACAGACCGAGAGTGTCATCGCCAAGCTGTTCCGATCGGAGCAGGGCGGACACGAGCAGGTCGTTCTCTGCCAGGACCGCGCATCGGGCCTCAAGGCCGTGATCGCGCTCCACTCCACCGCCCTGGGCCCCGCCCTGGGCGGTACCCGTTTCTTCCCCTACGCCTCCGACGAGGAGGCCGTCGAGGACGCGCTCAACCTCGCCCGCGGCATGTCGTACAAGAACGCGCTGGCCGGGCTCGACCACGGCGGCGGCAAGGCCGTCGTCATCGGCGACCCCGACACGGACAAGACCGAGCAGCTGCTGCTCGCCTACGGCCGCTTCGTCGCCTCGCTCGGCGGGCGCTACGTGACCGCGTGCGACGTCGGCACCTACGTCGCGGACATGGACGTCGTCGCCCGCGAGAACCGCTGGACCACCGGCCGCTCCCCCGAGCACGGCGGCGCCGGGGACTCCTCCGTGCTGACCGCCTTCGGTGTCTTCCAGGGCATGCGCGCCGCCGCCCGCTTCCAGTGGGGCGAGCCCTCGCTGCGCGGCCGCAGGGTCGGTGTCGCGGGCGTCGGCAAGGTCGGCAAGCACCTGGTGCGGCACCTGGTGGAGGACGGCGCCGAGGTCGTCGTCACCGACGTGCGCGCCGGCGCGGTGGAGGCCGTCACCGCCCGGCACCCGGGCGTCGGCGCGGTGAGCGACGCCGAGGTGCTGGTACGCACCCCGCTGGACGTCTACGCCCCCTGCGCGCTGGGCCACGCCCTGGACGACGCGACCGTCGCGGCCCTGACCGCGACCGTGGTGTGCGGCGCGGCCAACAACCAGCTGGCGCACCCCGGCGTCGAGAAGGACCTCGCCGGCCGCGGCATCCTCTACGCGCCGGACTACGTGGTGAACGCCGGCGGTGTGATCCAGGTCGCGGACGAACTGCACGGTTTCGATTTCGACCGGGCCAAGGCCAAGGCGACGAAGATCTACGACACGACTCTGGCCATTTTCGATCGCGCGAAGTCCGACGGCGTTCCGCCCGCGGTCGCCGCCGACCGGCTGGCCGAGCAACGGATGGCGGAGCGCACTCCGGCGGCGGAATGGCTGCGCCCGGAGTGA
- the bldC gene encoding developmental transcriptional regulator BldC yields MTARTPDAEPLLTPAEVATMFRVDPKTVTRWAKAGKLTSIRTLGGHRRYREAEVRALLAGIPQQRSEA; encoded by the coding sequence ATGACCGCTCGCACCCCTGATGCCGAGCCGTTGCTAACCCCTGCCGAGGTCGCGACCATGTTCCGCGTCGACCCCAAGACGGTCACGCGCTGGGCCAAGGCAGGCAAGCTCACGTCCATCCGCACGCTGGGCGGGCACCGCCGCTACCGCGAAGCGGAGGTCCGTGCGCTGCTCGCGGGTATTCCGCAGCAGCGCAGCGAGGCCTGA